The following coding sequences are from one Ornithodoros turicata isolate Travis chromosome 1, ASM3712646v1, whole genome shotgun sequence window:
- the LOC135382486 gene encoding uncharacterized protein LOC135382486 — translation MRNYLTQGHAEVVSEDECTSAEHVYYMPHQAVLREASATTKLRVVFDASSHAPDTASLNECLEKGPKLNAELLSLLLRFRTERIAIAADIAKAFLQVLVREEDRDALRFLWFQETPPVDVPLPEIQIWRMTRVPFGTTSSPFLLSATIQHHLKIVEGPLKETAEKLRESFYVDDSLTGASTEAEAERLYTEANTIMQLAGMDLRKWASSSAVLSQRFQEHDDKCPGGYYAATTDIGLLGLLWDRETDQLKLSRNSCSLFSRGNTKRTVLKVSANVFDTLGFVAPFTIRAKMLFPRIWQIGLDWDEDLPGAMAEEWAWWSGELPQRKSMAIPRYLRQGIGYSSSRDQVHVFTAASPAAYGAVAYMRTQDDCGEIAVVFLRKARVSPLTTLTLPRLELIGALIG, via the coding sequence ATGAGGAACTACTTGACCCAAGGCCACGCAGAAGTGGTTTCCGAAGACGAGTGCACTTCCGCAGAACACGTTTACTACATGCCTCACCAAGCAGTATTACGGGAAGCTTCGGCAACGACGAAGCTTAGGGTGGTTTTCGACGCGTCTTCTCACGCACCAGATACCGCATCGTTAAACGAGTGTTTGGAGAAAGGCCCGAAGCTTAACGCCGAATTACTGTCGCTACTCTTACGATTTCGCACGGAACGGATTGCTATTGCTGCGGACATTGCGAAGGCGTTCCTACAGGTCTTGGTGAGAGAGGAAGATAGGGATGCGCTGCGCTTCCTCTGGTTCCAGGAAACGCCACCAGTGGATGTCCCTTTGCCCGAAATCCAAATCTGGAGAATGACTCGTGTACCGTTCGGTACGACTTCAAGTCCGTTTCTTTTATCGGCAACGATCCAACATCATCTGAAGATAGTCGAAGGACCCCTCAAAGAAACGGCAGAGAAGCTTAGGGAGTCCTTCTACGTAGACGACTCGCTAACAGGTGCTTCTACCGAAGCAGAAGCCGAACGGCTGTACACTGAAGCGAACACTATCATGCAGCTGGCTGGGATGGATTTGAGAAAGTGGGCGTCAAGTTCAGCAGTTCTCAGCCAACGTTTCCAAGAGCACGACGACAAGTGTCCTGGAGGGTATTACGCAGCGACGACAGATATCGGCCTCCTAGGATTGCTGTGGGACCGAGAAACGGATCAATTGAAGCTCTCTCGCAACAGCTGCAGCCTGTTTTCAAGAGGGAACACGAAACGCACGGTACTGAAGGTCTCCGCCAACGTCTTTGACACGCTCGGCTTCGTCGCACCATTCACTATACGAGCGAAAATGCTGTTTCCACGAATTTGGCAGATTGGGCTCGACTGGGACGAAGACTTACCGGGCGCGATGGCTGAAGAATGGGCGTGGTGGAGTGGTGAGCTTCCACAGAGAAAAAGCATGGCAATACCACGCTACCTTCGCCAAGGCATCGGATACTCGTCCAGTCGGGACCAGGTGCATGTGTTCACGGCTGCAAGCCCGGCTGCGTACGGCGCGGTAGCATACATGCGGACACAGGATGACTGCGGGGAAATTGCGGTAGTCTTTCTTAGGAAGGCACGAGTGTCACCTCTGACAACGTTGACGCTACCACGTCTGGAACTGATAGGAGCTTTAATCGGATGA